In Microtus ochrogaster isolate Prairie Vole_2 unplaced genomic scaffold, MicOch1.0 UNK85, whole genome shotgun sequence, a single genomic region encodes these proteins:
- the Spry3 gene encoding protein sprouty homolog 3, with protein MDATAIDEFQQILPIEQLRSTHASNDYVERPPAPCKQALSSPSLIVQTHKSDWSLATMPSAFPRSISQCHQLQPLPQHLSQSSIASSMSQSTTASDQRLLASVTPSPSGQSIIRTQPGARAHPKVDGALKGEAELSVGHPSDHLFICEECGRCKCVPCTAVRPLPSCWMCNQRCLCSAESLLDYGTCLCCVKGLFYHCSTDDEDNCADEPCSCGPSSCFIRWAAMSLISLFLPCLCCYLPTRGCLHLCQQGYDSLRRPGCRCKRHTNTVCRKISSGSAPFPKAQEKSV; from the coding sequence ATGGATGCCACAGCTATAGATGAGTTCCAACAAATTCTGCCTATTGAACAGCTGCGCTCTACTCATGCTAGCAATGATTATGTGGAACGGCCTCCAGCACCCTGCAAACAGGCTCTTTCCAGCCCTTCCCTTATTGTGCAAACCCACAAGTCTGATTGGTCCCTGGCTACCATGCCTTCTGCTTTCCCACGCAGTATCAGCCAGTGCCATCAGCTGcagcccctgcctcagcatctgagCCAATCTAGCATTGCCAGCTCAATGTCCCAAAGCACCACTGCCTCTGATCAAAGGCTCTTGGCCAGCGTTACGCCCTCTCCTTCAGGCCAGTCCATCATCAGAACCCAGCCTGGAGCAAGGGCCCACCCAAAGGTCGATGGTGCTCTGAAGGGAGAAGCTGAGCTATCTGTAGGGCATCCCAGTGATCACCTCTTTATCTGCGAGGAGTGCGGGCGCTGCAAGTGTGTCCCATGCACAGCGGTTCGCCCTCTTCCCTCCTGCTGGATGTGCAACCAGCGTTGCCTTTGCTCTGCTGAGAGCCTCCTTGATTATGGCACTTGCCTCTGCTGTGTCAAGGGCCTCTTCTACCACTGCTCCACTGATGATGAAGACAACTGCGCTGATGAGCCCTGCTCCTGTGGGCCTAGCTCTTGCTTCATTCGCTGGGCAGCCATGAGTCTAATCTCCCTCTTCTTACCTTGCCTGTGCTGCTACCTGCCTACCCGTGGATGCCTACATCTGTGCCAGCAAGGCTATGATAGCCTCCGGAGACCCGGCTGCCGCTGTAAGAGGCACACCAACACTGTGTGCAGAAAAATCTCTTCTGGTAGCGCACCTTTCCCTAAGGCCCAGGAGAAGTCTGTATGA